GCAGGTCTGTTATTTGGTCTTCTGGATACAATGGCAGAGATTCTGGTAAGTATTTTTTTATTGTTTCAATAAGCTCATCAATGTTTAGATTTTTGATGGCAGATATTGGAACAAATTCTTTAAAGTCATATATTTTTGTAGATTCTTCAATAAGCGGTAAAACCAAATCTCTTTTTATCTTATCAATTTTATTGATTGCAAGGATTGCAGGTTTGTCTACTTTTTTAAGATAGTTTTCTACGATTTCTTTATCTTCTTTTGTCCAACCTGTCTCAGCATCTATGACCATTAAAATAACATCTGCACTTTCTATTCCTGATATTACAAATTCCATTACTGATTTTGTAAGTAAATCTCCACCTTTTTGAACTCCTGGCGTGTCTAAGAATATTATCTGTGCATCCGGCAGATGTTTAACACCTAAAATTCTCATTCTGGTTGTCTGTGGTCTTGGACTGACAATGCTTAATTTTGTACCGATTATGTTGTTTAAAAGCGTTGACTTTCCAACGTTTGGTCTTCCAACAATAGCAACAAACCCTGCTCTAAAATTTTCATAATTTTGTAAATTTTCCATCTTTATTCTCTCCTTTTTTTCTTTATATCTAAGTTCTGATTAGAAATTTTTAAAATATGAGATTCTTTGCCAGCTTCAGAATGACAAATAAGCAATCGTTAACATGCTTTTACTTTCTCTGTCATCCTGAGGCCGTAAGGCCGAAGGATCTCATTTTTGACTTAAAAAACATGAGATTCTTCGCTTCGCTCAGAATGACAGTGTGGATATTTACAAAAGCAGCCTCCCAACCTATTCACTTCTCACTTTCTTACTAATAATACACTGCTTTTAAATATAAACCTTCCGGTGGTGCTGTAAATTTACCATGGGATGGACTTTTCTTTTCTATTATATCTTTTAACTCTTCTAAGCTTAAGCTACCTCTTCCAAGTGCGACAAGGTGTCCTGCAATTCTACGGACCATATTTCTTAAAAAGTGAGATGCTGTAATTTCTATGGTTATGATTTTACCATCAAAGTATAACTTAAGCTCTCTTAAATCGATTTCTTTTCTTATATAATCCCCTGCTTTTGCCAAAGAAGAAAGGTCTTTATACTGCTTTATTAAATTAATTCCTTCTACCATCTTTATCAAGTCTAATTTTTTATCATAATACCAAGCAAGTTTAAACAAAAATGGGTCTGGCTTTGTGTTTATCTTATAAAGGTATGTCTTTCCTTTGGCTGAAAATCTTGCATTAAAAGAAAGTGGCACTTCTTCAACTTTCAAAATTGAAATATCTCTTGGCAGTTTTGCATTAAGATAGGTATATATGGTCTTTGTGTTTTTATGTTTTTTCGTTTTAAAGTTTGCAACCTGCCTTAAAGCATGAACGCCTGCATCAGTCCTTCCTGCACCAATCAGCGTTATTTTTTCTTCCAAAAGCTCAGATAATAAATCTTCAATGACTTGCTGAATTCCAATTCCGTTTTTCTGCCTTTGCCAACCGTTGTAGTTAGTTCCAATATAACTGATTTCAAGCTTGTAGTTTTTTATCTCCATAACTTTTTATTTTAACATATTGTTAATTGGGAGGTTAGAAAGTGAGAGGTAAGATGTGACG
This is a stretch of genomic DNA from Sulfurihydrogenibium sp. YO3AOP1. It encodes these proteins:
- the era gene encoding GTPase Era; this encodes MENLQNYENFRAGFVAIVGRPNVGKSTLLNNIIGTKLSIVSPRPQTTRMRILGVKHLPDAQIIFLDTPGVQKGGDLLTKSVMEFVISGIESADVILMVIDAETGWTKEDKEIVENYLKKVDKPAILAINKIDKIKRDLVLPLIEESTKIYDFKEFVPISAIKNLNIDELIETIKKYLPESLPLYPEDQITDLPLKFYIAEIIREKVFLNTRQEVPYSVAVEVESIQEGEKNKNLLIIDAVIYVERENHKGIIIGKQGQMLKKIGMQAREELEFLLGKKVHLNLYVKVKERWKEDLPLLRELGYNQIS
- the truA gene encoding tRNA pseudouridine(38-40) synthase TruA is translated as MEIKNYKLEISYIGTNYNGWQRQKNGIGIQQVIEDLLSELLEEKITLIGAGRTDAGVHALRQVANFKTKKHKNTKTIYTYLNAKLPRDISILKVEEVPLSFNARFSAKGKTYLYKINTKPDPFLFKLAWYYDKKLDLIKMVEGINLIKQYKDLSSLAKAGDYIRKEIDLRELKLYFDGKIITIEITASHFLRNMVRRIAGHLVALGRGSLSLEELKDIIEKKSPSHGKFTAPPEGLYLKAVYY